A stretch of Dysidea avara chromosome 5, odDysAvar1.4, whole genome shotgun sequence DNA encodes these proteins:
- the LOC136256466 gene encoding hemicentin-1-like codes for MLRISKFVSSADIALALTYLCNLVAGIYGQSYTVRVVSDPAGTPVSGSTNTFEYPILSSVTLTCMANHSPPGDATYHWNTGECYTSIAHNVPTCFPTGQTTENVSGNNLSAEDAGTITCTVTIGGTQFTSSPFTLRISGIAVTGAAASVSGVDLTNPISDYSFVTQPFILNPFDTIFHCASGLGPFGSERNTMLGGWYFGGSQIPIGRHCGGPVFEVRAANNKNYPGVINLYLCKTFTIAQEGIYSCKMSNSSMMQQTMRVGVYFRGRTAPVIDPPSLSVVKVAVGDPLTLACTSRGSPPDTFTWMKDRGPLLQSTSITTVTHTSTSAVFRADYTINRITTSDNGIYKCNVTNPIGSDSEIIAVVATQAPPQTTCVHPLLDYINLTETFRLRCSATGRNVQYQWKIGSGSFPSKVTGINTNTLVIPDVRSSDNNKYTCVASNEGGSIFAAITQLRVTGLPEVTVKPSRQNIEVTRTANFTTTVSGVGVENFVYQWRHKEKIIAGETGDTLMITNVMESDSGAYRCIVINQYGNVVFSNQAHLTVTRKLPIVNINPKNTFVSVTSNVALSCEADGATSYNWERQSGSIPSGAIGVNTNTLTIINLQLKDAGKYRCVATNGSGRAVSDYAQLIINYHFPELIEHPRSTLADIYASVSFKCKARPYGDIQIYWKKDGSSRLPASSTATTTRSHDEITSMLEINNIIDYYKGNYYCVVKNEIGKVTSHGAKLSVKVPCPEIIDAPLNSTVLPGEMANFDCLAYSHGSLKYKWTEKTSNKMFKPNTIQGNNVSYTIDTTQPSDEGWYCCVATNECGDVEECAWLEVDTTPVIVTNPKSVVAKEGKNEVFLECSAHDYGIGNIQYKWERYVSSGDVWISPSRRARSVTSPKLIFSEITEEDEGVYHCAATNDDGSVVSKSATITVYGPPTIVHITDDSIVFEGNKTTLMCTATNDEDAVNPLTIAWYNSEGEKVESNDEHLLVYNTTDPLTGQVQLVLLFDPVNHTDSGEYTCHAFNDNDCYTEDKIILTVKSLPVIAKQPLSAVYKINSSEKCAMEIFATGIGHIQYKWEKYQSSSNSWIRPSHRAVNITSPKLIFSVITEEDEGTYRCIVSNHDGSVVSKIATITLYGPPTIIHITDSTVVFEGNKATLMCNATNDEDAINPVTIVWYNSEGKKLESNYEHILVFTTTDPGTGQVQSVLLFDPVNHTDSGEHTCHAFNDNDCYTKATSNLTVEYAPVVSISPPSPHRVCVGDFVLLLCNAKGLPVPTVQWYQGSTAVKPVPELSEQVYYVPTSTPHTTLYTCVSKNMAGGTTHTATLNVSVIVQPPCSALPPPQNGVVYYLHNGKSAVFYCNAGYVIQGPPILTCKDGRWNPSPPNCV; via the exons ATGTTGCGTATTTCGAAGTTTGTTTCAAGTGCGGACATAGCTCTTGCTCTTACATATTTGTGTAACCTTGTGGCAG GTATCTATGGTCAGTCATATACAGTCAGGGTAGTCAGTGATCCAGCTGGTACGCCAGTCagtggatctactaacacatttgaatatcccatattgagtagtgtcactctgacatgtatggCGAACCATTCACCGCCAGGTGATGCCACGTACCACTGGAATACTGGAGAATGTTACACTAGCATTGCTCATAATGTTCCAAcatgttttcctactggtcaGACAACAGAAAATGTATCTGGTAATAATCTGTCTGCAGAAGATGCTGGCACTATCACTTGCACTGTAACCATTGGTGGAACTCAATTTACTAGTTCACCATTTACACTTCGCATATCAG GCATTGCGGTGACTGGAGCAGCAGCCTCTGTTAGTGGTGTAGATTTGACCAATCCAATCAGTGATTACTCATTTGTTACTCAACCCTTTATACTGAACCCATTTGATACAATTTTTCATTGTGCATCTGGACTGGGACCATTTGGTTCTGAACGTAACACTATGCTTGGTGGATGGTACTTTGGTGGGAGTCAAATTCCCATTGGGAGGCATTGTGGTGGTCCTGTATTTGAAGTCCGTGCAGCAAATAATAAGAACTATCCAGGAGTTATCAACTTATACTTGTGTAAAACATTTACCATTGCCCAAGAAGGTATTTACTCATGCAAAATGTCAAACAGTTCAATGATGCAACAGACCATGAGAGTGGGTGTATACTTCAGGGGAAGGA CTGCTCCAGTGATAGACCCTCCATCATTATCTGTTGTAAAAGTTGCTGTAGGTGATCCTCTCACATTGGCCTGTACTTCACGaggttctcccccagacacattcacaTGGATGAAGGATAGAGGCCCGTTATTGCAGTCTACTAGTATCACTACTGTAACTCATACTAGCACTAGTGCAGTGTTCCGTGCTGATTACACTATTAACCGTATTACTACAAGTGATAATGGAATATATAAATGTAATGtaactaatcctattggaagtgaCAGTGAGATCATTGCTGTTGTAGCCA CTCAAGCACCTCCGCAAACAACCTGCGTTCATCCATTACTAGATTACATCAATTTGACAGAAACTTTTAGATTAAGATGTTCTGCTACTGGACGTAATGTCCAGTACCAGTGGAAAATTGGATCAGGATCATTTCCTAGTAAAGTGACTGGTATAAACACCAATACATTGGTGATCCCAGATGTGAGATCATCTGATAATAACAAGTACACTTGTGTGGCAAGTAATGAAGGAGGTAGTATCTTTGCAGCTATCACTCAACTTAGAGTTACTG GTCTACCAGAGGTGACAGTGAAACCATCCAGACAGAACATAGAGGTGACACGCACTGCCAATTTTACTACCACAGTGAGTGGTGTGGGAGTTGAGAATTTTGTGTACCAGTGGAGACACAAAGAAAAAATCATTGCTGGAGAGACTGGAGACACTCTGATGATCACTAACGTGATGGAGAGTGATAGTGGAGCCTATCGGTGTATTGTTATTAATCAGTATGGCAATGTTGTGTTTTCAAACCAAGCACATCttacagtaacga GAAAGTTACCAATTGTCAACATTAATCCGAAGAATACATTTGTCAGTGTAACTTCTAATGTTGCATTATCATGTGAGGCTGATGGAGCAACATCTTATAACTGGGAGAGACAGAGTGGTAGTATTCCATCTGGTGCCATTGGAGTGAACACTAATACTCTCACTATCATAAATCTACAGTTGAAAGATGCAGGCAAATACCGATGTGTGGCTACTAATGGTAGTGGAAGAGCAGTGTCTGATTACGCTCAGCTAATAATAAACT ATCATTTCCCTGAACTCATTGAACATCCTAGGAGCACACTTGCAGATATTTATGCATCAGTCAGTTTTAAATGCAAGGCTAGACCATATGGAGATATTCAAATCTACTGGAAAAAGGATGGATCATCAAGGCTCCCAGCATCATCTACAGCAACCACTACTAGGTCACATGATGAGATTACTAGCATGCTAGAAATTAATAACATCATTGACTACTATAAAGGCAACTACTACTGTGTTGTAAAGAATGAAATTGGGAAGGTTACTTCCCATGGAGCAAAGTTGAGTGTTAAAG TTCCTTGTCCAGAAATAATAGACGCACCTCTAAACAGTACAGTATTACCAGGCGAGATGGCAAATTTTGATTGTTTAGCTTATAGCCATGGATCACTGAAGTACAAATGGACAGAAAAAACATCTAATAAGATGTTTAAACCAAACACCATACAAGGCAACAATGTATCTTACACAATTGACACTACACAACCTTCAGATGAAGGGTGGTATTGTTGTGTAGCAACTAACGAGTGTGGAGATGTGGAGGAATGTGCCTGGCTGGAAGTGGACA CTACTCCTGTAATTGTAACAAATCCAAAATCTGTTGTGGCTAAAGAAGGCAAAAATGAAGTGTTCCTTGAATGTTCAGCCCATGATTATGGAATAGGCAACATTCAGTACAAATGGGAAAGATATGTGTCATCTGGTGATGTATGGATAAGTCCTTCTAGAAGAGCTAGGAGTGTCACATCACCTAAATTGATATTCAGTGAGATCACAGAAGAAGATGAAGGAGTTTATCACTGTGCTGCTACTAATGATGATGGCAGTGTGGTATCTAAATCTGCTACCATTACTGTATATG GTCCACCAACCATTGTACACATCACTGATGACTCAATTGTATTTGAAGGGAACAAAACAACCTTGATGTGTACTGCTACTAATGATGAAGATGCTGTTAATCCTCTGACCATTGCCTGGTATAACTCTGAAGGAGAAAAGGTTGAATCAAATGATGAACATTTACTTGTATACAACACAACTGATCCACTTACTGGTCAGGTACAATTAGTGTTATTGTTTGATCCAGTTAACCACACTGATAGTGGAGAATACACATGTCATGCCTTTAATGACAATGATTGCTACACTGAAGATAAAATCATCCTGACTGTTAAAT CTCTTCCAGTAATAGCCAAGCAGCCCTTATCTGCTGTTTACAAAATAAACAGCAGTGAAAAGTGTGCCATGGAAATTTTTGCTACTGGTATTGGCCATATTCAATACAAATGGGAGAAATACCAGTCATCTAGTAATAGTTGGATAAGACCTTCCCACAGAGCTGTGAATATCACATCACCTAAACTGATATTTAGTGTAATCACAGAAGAAGATGAAGGCACTTATCGTTGTATTGTGTCCAATCATGATGGTAGTGTTGTGTCAAAAATTGCTACCATTACTCTATATG GTCCACCAACCATTATACACATCACTGATAGCACAGTTGTATTTGAAGGGAACAAAGCAACCTTGATGTGTAATGCTACTAATGATGAAGATGCTATTAATCCTGTAACCATTGTCTGGTATAATTCTGAAGGAAAAAAACTTGAATCAAACTATGAGCACATTCTAGTATTTACTACAACTGATCCAGGTACTGGTCAGGTACAATCAGTGCTATTGTTTGATCCAGTTAACCACACTGATAGTGGAGAACACACATGTCATGCCTTCAATGATAATGATTGCTACACCAAGGCTACATCTAACCTCACTGTTGAAT ATGCACCAGTTGTTTCCATTTCTCCACCATCACCACATAGAGTCTGTGTTGGTGATTTTGTACTGTTGCTGTGCAATGCTAAAGGATTACCAGTTCCTACAGTGCAGTGGTACCAAGGTAGTACAGCTGTAAAACCAGTACCTGAATTGTCAGAACAAGTGTATTATGTCCCAACTAGTACgccacacactacactatatacTTGTGTCTCAAAAAATATGGCTGGTGGTACAACCCACACAGCTACATTAAATGTTTCTGTCATTGTCCAAC CACCATGCTCAGCTTTACCACCTCCACAAAATGGCGTTGTGTATTATCTTCACAATGGAAAATCTGCCGTATTCTACTGCAATGCTGGTTATGTCATACAAGGGCCTCCTATTTTGACATGCAAAGATGGCAGGTGGAATCCTTCCCCACCAAATTGTGTCTAG